The Medicago truncatula cultivar Jemalong A17 chromosome 4, MtrunA17r5.0-ANR, whole genome shotgun sequence genome includes a region encoding these proteins:
- the LOC25492206 gene encoding transcription factor LHW, giving the protein MGFLLKEALKTLCARNQWSYAVFWKIGCNNSKLLIWEDCYYEPLPSTFLPQNVGTSNLPYQDREGCWFSSDSQLRIQEDDRVCSLINKMMVNNSVNVAGQGILGRAAFTGNHQWILLNNFIKDVYPPEVLNEVHCQFSAGMQTVVVIPVLPHGVVQLGSFLPIMENIGFVNDVKNLIFQLGHVPGALLSEDYSTRLSSERHTGSVTDSVPVSSNPHVITSNCVPLVANGSNQPSNSLNSTMPVLRGEINSYHSSVWTPQSQNLNQIFDSICQPKAQRENTTVKAEAEVIPASLDSSCLQRRSVSYNARSAFNELTDSNLNGFGLKQMEQQVLSGIGRQSHGNPNMNPSSSVFNMSQPKTDGGKIYYQNSNNTSLLGGIPICSSGMNSNILRTNMINCSVSNLPELSTTDFSGKQKVGFGIQNNNSTKAANHMHLEGSYQKNLPVDLKHDQDALATSDQRIDDLLQSLKIPSPSLYREEHVSMNDHIPDFLRDCLDKDVTNQHMKTNFEHGEACTQLSSGDDDLFDVLGMDFKMKLLNGNWNTLFADELDGNAETLDKKAMSTNFPIVGHDNIYPVNEAISGNGIFSGTKSDHLLDAVVSTTQSVSNQNSDETSCRTTVTRISTASVPSTSMQIMRDHVSQGGLFDFPKTEVKTSPAETSSIRSGCSKDNVGNCSQTTSIYGSQLSSWVESGSSNVKRENSVSTGYSKRPEEVSKSNRKRLKPGENPRPRPKDRQMIQDRVKELREIVPNGAKCSIDALLERTIKHMLFLQSVTKHADKLKQTGESKIVSKEGGLLLKDNFEGGATWAYEVGSQSMVCPIIVEDLNHPRQMLVEMLCEERGFFLEIADLIRGLGLTILKGVMEARNDKIWARFSVEANRDVTRMEIFMSLVRLLEQTAKGGAASSNAPVDNMMVYHSIPQPT; this is encoded by the exons ATGGGGTTTTTGTTGAAAGAAGCTTTGAAGACTCTTTGTGCTAGGAATCAATGGTCTTATGCTGTTTTTTGGAAGATCGGTTGCAATAATTCAAA GCTGTTAATCTGGGAAGATTGCTACTATGAACCTTTGCCATCAACTTTCCTTCCGCAAAATGTTGGAACGTCTAATTTGCCTTACCAAGACAGGGAAGGGTGCTGGTTTTCTTCCGATTCTCAGCTAAGGATTCAAGAGGACGATAGAGTCTGCTCATTGATTAACAAAATGATGGTGAATAATTCTGTCAATGTTGCTGGTCAAGG GATACTTGGACGGGCTGCATTCACAGGAAATCATCAATGGATTCTTTTGAACAATTTCATCAAAGACGTATATCCACCAGAG GTATTAAATGAGGTGCATTGCCAATTTTCAGCTGGAATGCAG ACAGTGGTGGTTATTCCTGTGCTTCCCCATGGGGTTGTTCAACTTGGTTCTTTCTTGCCG ATAATGGAGAATATCGGATTTGTCAATGATGTGAAGAACTTGATCTTTCAATTGGGACATGTTCCCGGTGCACTTCTATCCGAAGACTATTCAACAAGACTTTCAAGTGAAAGACACACCGGATCTGTGACTGATTCTGTTCCTGTGTCTTCTAATCCACACGTCATTACCTCAAACTGCGTTCCCTTAGTAGCTAATGGATCGAACCAACCAAGTAATTCATTGAATAGTACAATGCCTGTTCTAAGGGGAGAAATAAATAGTTACCATAGTTCTGTATGGACACCTCAATCCCAAAACCTAAACCAGATATTTGATAGCATTTGCCAACCAAAGGCTCAACGAGAGAATACAACTGTGAAGGCTGAAGCTGAAGTCATACCTGCAAGTCTTGATTCTTCATGTCTGCAACGGCGTTCTGTTTCATATAACGCAAGATCTGCATTCAATGAATTAACTGATTCCAATCTGAATGGTTTCGGTCTTAAACAAATGGAGCAACAAGTCTTATCAGGTATTGGGAGGCAAAGTCACGGTAACCCTAATATGAATCCATCATCAAGTGTCTTCAATATGTCTCAACCGAAAACCGATGGTGGTAAAATTTATTATCAGAATTCTAACAACACTTCACTTCTTGGAGGAATCCCAATTTGTAGTAGTGGGATGAATAGTAATATTTTAAGGACAAATATGATTAACTGCTCAGTTTCAAACCTTCCTGAATTATCCACTACCGATTTTTCTGGAAAACAAAAAGTAGGGTTTGGAATTCAAAACAATAATTCAACTAAAGCTGCCAATCACATGCATCTAGAAGGCTCTTATCAGAAGAATCTTCCAGTTGATTTAAAGCATGATCAAGATGCTTTGGCTACCTCGGATCAAAGGATAGATGATTTGCTTCAGTCCCTGAAGATTCCATCACCGTCTCTTTATCGTGAGGAGCATGTGTCTATGAATGATCACATCCCTGATTTTCTTCGTGATTGCCTCGATAAAGATGTTACTAACCAACACATGAAGACAAATTTTGAACACGGAGAAGCTTGTACGCAACTTTCATCGGGTGATGATGACTTGTTTGATGTCTTGGGCATGGACTTCAAAATGAAACTGCTGAATGGAAACTGGAATACATTGTTTGCGGATGAATTGGATGGCAATGCAGAAACACTGGATAAAAAGGCAATGTCTACGAATTTTCCGATTGTAGGTCACGATAATATTTATCCGGTTAATGAAGCAATATCAGGCAATGGCATCTTCTCAGGAACAAAATCTGATCACCTCTTAGATGCCGTGGTCTCGACGACTCAATCTGTTTCCAATCAGAATTCTGATGAAACGTCGTGCAGGACCACAGTAACAAGGATTAGTACCGCATCTGTACCATCTACCAGCATGCAAATTATGCGCGATCATGTTAGTCAGGGGGGGTTGTTTGATTTTCCCAAGACGGAGGTCAAAACAAGCCCTGCGGAAACAAGTTCTATTAGATCTGGCTGCAGCAAAGATAATGTTGGAAACTGTTCTCAAACCACTTCAATATATGGTTCTCAACTTAGTTCATGGGTGGAGAGTGGTAGCAGCAATGTGAAGCGTGAAAATAGTGTTTCAACTGGATACTCTAAGCGACCAGAAGAAGTTTCCAAATCAAACCGTAAAAGGCTTAAACCTGGAGAGAACCCAAGGCCTCGACCCAAAGATCGCCAAATGATTCAAGATCGCGTGAAAGAGTTACGTGAAATTGTGCCTAATGGAGCAAAG TGTAGCATAGACGCTCTTCTTGAAAGGACCATCAAACATATGCTTTTCTTGCAAAGTGTAACAAAGCATGCTGATAAGCTGAAACAGACGGGGGAATCCAAG ATTGTTAGTAAAGAAGGTGGATTGTTGTTAAAAGATAACTTTGAGGGAGGGGCTACATGGGCATATGAGGTTGGCTCACAATCAATGGTTTGCCCTATCATAGTTGAGGATCTTAATCATCCCCGTCAGATGCTAGTCGAG ATGCTTTGTGAGGAAAGGGGTTTCTTTCTGGAAATAGCCGACTTAATCAGAGGATTAGGGTTAACCATCTTGAAAGGGGTCATGGAAGCTCGCAATGACAAGATCTGGGCACGCTTTTCTGTTGAG GCAAATAGGGATGTAACAAGGATGGAAATATTCATGTCACTAGTTCGACTTTTGGAGCAAACAGCAAAGGGAGGCGCAGCTTCATCAAATGCTCCAGTTGATAACATGATGGTTTATCATTCTATCCCACAACCCACCTAG